ATAATATCCCTAACACACAAACACTTAGTACAGCtttaagcaaatggaaaaaatgcACTGGCTACAAAACCAGTCATGCAAATTAAGAGCCTATGCAGTAGTTATCTCAATATTTGGCAAGATGTGTAGACTGAATCCCAGCTGGCTGGCAAGGAAAGTGTGCCAAGTGGAAATATAAGTCTTTGCATACTTTATTCTAGAGTCCAGATTAAAAACCTGTAGCAGAAAGCACAAAGATAGAAAATGGAAGTAGCCTCATATAAAAggcaagagaggggcgcctgggtggcgcagtcggttaagcgtccgacttcagccaggtcacgatctcgcggtccgtgagttcgagccccgcgtcgggctctggctgatggctcagagcctggagcctgtttccgattctgtgtctccctctctctctgcccctcccccgttcatgctctgtctctctctgtcccaaaaataaataaacgttgaaaaaaaaaattaaaaaaaaaaaaaaaaaaaaaggcaagagaaacctTTCATCCTTAATGCACACAGCCCTGGATACCACACTTTACAGAATATTCCAAGATCTCTTAAAAGGACAAAACTTTAGGTACTGCTAACAGTCATTTTTAAGTGGTAAAGCTGTTTGAGAACTCAACTTAAAAGCAATTACAACTAAAGTATTTGCACATAAAATAAGAATCTGCATTAAAATAATCCAGGGATTAGAGAATAGGAAGTGGAAAGAGTAGTGTGTAGAGTAGATAAAATAAGGTTTGCCATATATTGACAACTATTGAAGCTGatataagttttttattttttaaatcaagagttaggacattaaaaaaattttttttatctctatttttgcggggggtggggagagacagagtgtcaagcagggaggaacagagagagggtgacacagaatccaaagcaggctccaggctccaagctgtcagcacagagcctgatgcagggctcgaactcaacgaactgtgtgtgagatcatgacctgggccaaagtcagacgcttaaccaaatgactgagccacccaggtgccccaagagttagGACATTTTAGCAACTCAATCCTTCTCTGCAGTTCTCATTCACAGTTTATAATCTAGATTCTGGTTCTCATACCCATCAAAAATCTATCTGGAAAATGGCAACCATAATACATTTTATCATAACcttattctgtgtttcctcttcaAATGAgccacagtttttaaaagtaatacctggtataaaatattttacctataattttaaaagtagctaAAAATTAACCACATATTCCCCTGTAGAGAAAGAGATGCACTTTAAAACTTGATGCCAGGAGAAATTTTTACAGTAAATTTGAGCTTGGATAAGCCCTTTTCACcgaaataatataattttacagTGAAAATGATCTGAAGGAGCAGGCACTTCCCACAGGAAGGATACAATGGAACTTAGCTACTACACTATGAACAAACTACAATAAAATTTCTCAAAGGCTCTTTCTTGAATAAAGTGTGTAAAAACGACCTGCAAGGGTTTTCTGAGACATTACATGTACAAGCAGTTTCATCTTAAGTCCAAAACATTATCATTCTCGAAGAATCTTTAATCCAAAAAGACCCCCTTTATCAAAAATTTAAGTttagtagggtgcctgggtggctcaagtcgctTAAGTAtccttttggctcaggtcacaatctcacggcttGTGTGATGGAGgaccgcattgggctctgtgctcattgggctctgtgctcacagcgtggaatgtgcttgggattctctctctctctgtccccgcccccccaccaaataaataaacattaaacacaatttttttttcacaaatttaaGTTTCTAACTTCTATTTCTAAACTTCAATTACAACCAGAAGGCTTCTTTCTGAATGAGAGTAACGGCAGTAACAATAAGACAGTAATGCAAGAGTCTAGATATAGGGAAACGCCCAAATGTTAGAGGGGAGGGGGAATGAAAAGCAAGGTCATAccatgtaaaaatatttccaaaactaTAACCAACTTATAAAAACCTATAAATGGTTTTAAGACCTCAGAACTACAACTACCATGAGAACTAAAAGCACTCCTTCAAAGTTCCCTTCTTATCCTACAGGGGGCTGCTAGGGTTGCTGCAGCTCTAGGTGGccaagggaaaggagaaaaaaatgttcatagtgCTACCCCATTCCCTTTACACTAAGGATGACctgtgaaggaggaagagggataAGATGTTCCTGAACATCTATCTGTATTTTAGTACCCGTTTTCTACTCATAAAACCATTACCATGCAGTTTGGATTCCTTAAGTCCACAGTATCAGCATTAGAACTACAATTTAGCTTTATCAGACTGGGAAGCTAATATCTCATTTCTACAGAAAACTGTTTCCAATTCCCACCAAACAACTTCAAATGGCAGTTTGGACATACACAGATGTATATGCAATATAAGCAACTTCTATCTATGTAGATTTAATTTCCAAGTTTCTATTGTCCCTCTACCTAAACACTTTGCCTGCTAGTGATGCCCAGTTCTCCAAAAGTTAGCACTTGGGGAAGCTGTGTCTGCCTTCTTGACCAGTTTCGCCACTTCCTCAGCCTCACGTTCCTTCCTCCAGCCTATCTGCCCCCACTGTGGATTAACTATCAGAGGACAAGACAGCAGTAAGAATACTGGATAACACAATTGGAACAGCACTCTCATAGCCTATCACAGTGGAGGTAATGTAGTATGTGCTCAATATgttgaaaatcaataaatgaatatcaTTCCAAATCTGCCACTAGCCAACCTTGGACAGTCACTtgacctctttgagcctcatCTGTACAGTAAGGAGAACTGAGTTAGTTTATTTTGGTTCAACAGTCCTGTGACTTGTAATACATGCTTAGAAGCTGAATTGGGAAAGTTTTTaagctgttttttattttttttaatgtttatttatttttgacagagagagtgagtgcaagcaagggaggggcagagacagagggagacacagaatctgaatcaggccacaggatccaagctgtcagcacagagcctgatgtgggcttgaactcacaaactgagagatcatgacctgagctaaagtcagacacttaaccgactgagccacgcaggagcccctaagctggtttttttttttttaagtgaaagattaACCTAACCTTAAGTTTTGAACAATGTGTCAAGAGAAATGTGGGCAAAGCATAAGGACAGCCAAATCAGAATTAACCAAGAGGATCAAGGGAATGACAATAACAGCTGGCTCAATCTCTCATCCAAGggtgagaaagagtgaaaaatgtCCAGCACTTTTAGTAAAACTATGCAAGGCAAAGTCTTTTATTATATTGTTTGAGGCACTTACATTAAGCCTCGAGGACAAACTCCTCTTGAGAATTCAGTACTAGGAAAGTTTTGTCTTTacttcctttcaaaatatgagaTCTATATAACCTTTCATATCACCAAACTTTGCCAAGAAGTCGGAAACTAAGGTCTGTTTTTAACTACAGTGCCATCCTTGTCCTATTGCTAATAAAGCAAGCACACGGTCTCTCCTGCTACCTCCAAGCTTAGTTCTTTAGTGTTTCAGTTAATTGCACTTTTACCGTTTACCCGAAGTCTCAAATCCTTTACGAAGGGAGTAGAGGTAAAACggataaaatgttatttttcgaATGAACCCTAGATGCCAGATTTACaaattaacactttaaaaatacaactggTTTTGTGGATTAAAATCTATTAATACAAGTTGCTACTGGCACCAGACTCCACAAATCTCAAGTTGCAATGAAGTTCAATTCCTCAATGTTTCCACAATACCTCCTTAATCTTTCTAAACTAGTTCTGAAAAAAAGTCTAACACTCCTAAACCTAATCCTCATTGTAAATGCTCATCTCATTTTCATTATCAGTAACAATACAAATCTTCCCCACTAATGTAAGATACTGTGTCATCCTAACACAACAAAAAGACATGTTTCTTACTAGAAATGGagttggggaggaaggaaaaactgTTCCCAAAATGCACCACAAGTAACAGTATGGAAACATTAATATCCAAGCTGCTTAAGTAAAATTTCAACCCCCAATtggtttctttaaagtttttaagtctcttctaCAAATTATCTAAAGCCCCCATTAATCACAAATGCAGGAAGAAAACCCAAGCAGCAggatattttagaatttaaagcATTTAATAACTAAATGGCATACACAAAGGTCTCCTGGCTCAGAATAAAGaaattcaaggggtgcctggctggctctgtcagaagagcatccaactcttgatctcagggtcatgagttcaagccccatgagtcaagttgggtatagagatcacttaactaaaaaaaaaaaaaaaagagagaagagagagagagagaaagaaaggaaggaattaaaAACTTACCTGAAGTCATTAATTTAGCACAGCTACTTTTGCTTGCATCATCTTCTAAGATTCGGTTTGTGCTCTTTTCTTTCCCAACCAAAGTTTCTTCCAAATGTAAGCATTTATCAGACCCAACACTGTCTTCACCAACTGCATGACTAATTTTGCTATTAGCTTCAAGTACAGAAGTGACATCTTCCAGCTGAGCAGCTTCACTAGATTCTGAATGAGAGGAACCCTTACCCTGGGCTAAATTCTTTGAAGAAACTGGTAGAGACTCATCATCACTATCAAATCCAAAAGGATCTccagtattttcttcttccacCTTAGGTTTCTTCGGAATTTCTTGGATATCTGGTTTGAAATTGGGCCTCTTCTGCCCTAATTTAGCCATAAATGTTGTCTCTCCCCATTTTGTGCTAAGGGTGGTCCGTTTGTTGGAAAAGACTTCATCAAATTTTGAACTGCCATTTCCTCCTTTCCTACTGTAGGTTTTCCCAAATCTGGATGTCATTTTGACACCTGTTTCATATtctctgtggggggggggggggggggggaagaaaagaaaatatacaatcaCCAAACACTTAACAAGCGttaacactgaatataaaaataaccCAGGGATTGTCCCCCATGGGGGCTTTTCAATAGTCAAGATACAAACTTTAAAGATGGCTGAATACATACAGGGAAGGTGTATAAAGAGAGGGgctcatttttttattctacataCTTCcgtatctaattttttttttataatgagtaCATAGTCATACACTTACAAAGTAAGCAAGCATAAGGATTAATCAACTTATCCACAAAACCAACTTACGAGTggaatatccattttttttttaaatttcaaatgaatCTATGTACTATTCTCATAAATATCACTTTTAccttaagaaaataatctgaatagGGTCATTACTCCTATAAAATCTTATgcacaaaatgttaatttttttcagtatctcAGAATTATCAAATAATTGACTCAATTAGATCTTGAAATGTCAAAGCATTTATTCataggaggggggaaaaagtcgGGAAAATGGTGCTACTTTCTTATGTATTAGAACCTGCAGCCTTTCATACAATCTTAAAGACCCTGATCCTTGGTCTAATGTAGTTTAAACTGTGACTTGAAAAATATTCTCTAGTCGGTCATCTCCCTAATCACAAAAAAACGTATTCTATCTTCTTTGTCTTCATCTGCAGAGTTACGTTTTCTGAAGCTGGTGAATTCCAGCATATTACACCAGTCTGCTGACTAttaaatgaagcaacagaaacctgtaaattttcctctttgctttataAAGGATAAGTGGACTCATCTGTTGTATCTACATAATAATAAGTactatacaaaaaaaattcaaaatagtaaatcaaaagaataaaacactttttaaagtaacAGTACTTCTTAAACACTATCAATTCTTATCATTTCCTACACTTTGACCTCTTAAAGTTTAAATGTCAATTTATTAAATATACCCAAAAAAGATCACTGtctagatttgggggaaaaaagcttcataatttgaaatttaaaatatgacaagTAGAATAATATTTGACTTCTACTCTTGAATACGTTTTGGTCtatactttaaacatatttttcctttactaACTTAAACTCTTACAACTTATGTCACTATAAACTTAGTTTTATGTATATTCAATAATGATTTTCCTCTCTCGTGTTTGGCTAGAAACCAATTCTAATTTGACAAAGTAATAACTTAGTCATCATACAGATctgcattaagaaaaaatagtgtGAAGAccttttaaaatgtcacaaaaCTTTTTCCTGAGATCTACTGTAGATTGACACTAAAGAATCTTTGGCTTTCCTGTTAGGTCCAGTCTAAACAAAACTAAGTATATTTAGCAGCtgcaagaacaaaagaaaaaagtcatttcattCCTTCAAGAATTTAAAGCCCTCATCTACAGACCTACATTTACATGTACACCAACAAAGCTGGAACATTTTGTATACACTCACAAGGTAACCACCTAAAAATGCTGACTAAATGACACACCAAAAATTTAGACTTGAGCTTTGGGCCCGCAGGAGAAAAACTGGTGGTCTTGCAGTAAAATGGTCTTGGAACCACAAAGCATTCACTGTTGCAAGTTGAAAGTCTGCAGATGAACACTTGATATGAAGGAGTTAACTATTTTAAGCGATAAGAAAATCATGCTTGTTTTTTAAGTGTCCATGTCTTTTACAATTATGTActaaaatactgatgaaataaTGTCAGCAATTCTCTAGCTTTAAAGGATGTGGAATGGAAAGTGTGTAGATGAAAAACTCGGTTAAGAATTAAGAACTGTTGTATCTGAGCGGCAAATACATGGGAATTCATTATGTAATATCCCctacttttgatttattttatagttttccatgtCTGTTTTGTAAAGTCACTAGACATACTATCGCGATAACATTATTAATGCCTAGAGTGTAAAGCACGTACAAATTAGTGAAAGAGTGCGGACACAGTTGACACACTTTAAGTATATCTCAAGTACACAAGCTATCTTGCTCAGTCAGGCTTCAAACTCCAAAGACTTTCCtaactgaaaaggaaagaatgattcACAACTAAGTCTTTACAGTCGTTGggcccttgtctctctgcccaaAACCAGGTCGAATTTTCAGGAACGTGCGCTGGGATTAAAAAGTCCTCACACTTAACCCTCAACCAAGTGTAGCTTCTTTAGGACCCCCAGGGGCTTAGGGGCTTCCACCCAGGAGTGAAAGCCGGAAAGGATGAAGCTAACCACCTAGAGATTCTCACCTGGGGCGGTCGgtgcaccgggggggggggggggggggtggcgggagaCGCGGTCCCCTCCCGCTGGAAGCTCACGCaacttttctcctccccacccccaccgccaggAACGGGATGTAGCTTCCGACGCCCCGGAAGCCTCTGCCACTGAATCCCCAGGGCAGTGTAAGGCCTTAGTGGCGGCCAGGGGTGGAGGAAAGACGGCAAAGGATTCAGGGCTGAAACCAACGCACTTGACCGCGcttggggagggaggcaaatcagtGGCCGCCCGAAAGGaactcagaaaaaggaaaaataaaagagggaaaagagagttCTCCAGGTCGTTCCCCTGCCCAACTTCCTCAGAGGCTGTGTGGGTGAAATAGCGAGACTTCCagacccctgcctcccccaccctccctggctccctccggGCCTAGGCAGCCGCCCGAGACCTCACTTACCCTCGGCGCCTGGCGGGTGCTTTGGCCTCGGGCCGCCTCCGCCTCTCCTGCTCCCAACGGCCCACGGACGGGCGCGGGAGCCCCGCGCGAGAGAACAGGGCCGGCTTGTGCGCGAAGAGAGGCAAGGGGCTCCGCCACCGTCAGAACCCGCGACTCCGCTCTGGGTAAATAGGAAACccggtggagggagggggggggagcgGCGGCACCGCAACTTCCCTCCCCGCCTTGAGCGCCGCCGGCCGGGCCCGGGCCTAGGCCTCCCTGGCCGCCGCCGCCAGAGCAGGTACCGGAGCCCGCTACGTGCCCCCGCtaggccgccgccgcctcctgcGCCGCCGCTTCCGCCGGTGAATGGTCAGCGCTGGAGTTTGAACAGGGCCCTGAACCATCTCAACGCCATTTGCGCTCCCggcccccacctccttcctccaaCAGCCGCTCGCTCCGTCACTCCGCTTCCCACAGGCCCCGCGCGGCCGTCCGACCCCGCAGCCAATCGCGCGGCCGCTTACTCAAACCGCCGCGCAGGCGCTGCTCCCCGCATGCTCCGGCGCCCGCCATTGGCCCGGCCGCAGCGCCCGACGGGAGTTGTAGTCCGGGTCCGCGAGGGCGCTATGCTCGCGGCTAGGCGCGGGAGCCGGCGGCGGGAGGAGCGGTTGTGGCGGGCTTTCCCCGCCCGGGCTCGGGATCCCGTTGCAGCTCCTGACCACGCCGGGAGACGCAGGTGCCGCCAGGGAGGGCCGGGGGCGCAGTGCAGGCAGCTGTGTCAATCGTTTCCCCTCCAGGGACTCGCCCGTGTCTAGGGACGGTGGGTTGTGCAGCTGCGCCAGGCCTGCTGGGGCCGTGGCCTGGGAGCGCGGAGGCGCGGAGTTCGCGGCTGGAAACCGCCCTCTACCCGGCCTGGCGAGTGCTGACCCGACGCAGGTAACGGCTGCGGGAACTGGGAAGCCCGGGGCACTGGGCACCTAACGCCGCGATGTCGGCTTCGGCGCTTGAATGCTCCCGCGACCCCTCCGCTCATACT
This genomic stretch from Prionailurus bengalensis isolate Pbe53 chromosome D2, Fcat_Pben_1.1_paternal_pri, whole genome shotgun sequence harbors:
- the LOC122492617 gene encoding formin-like protein 3, with the protein product MTHQKFRLELWARRRKTGGLAREKRVLQVVPLPNFLRGCVGEIARLPDPCLPHPPWLPPGLGSRPRPHLPSAPGGCFGLGPPPPLLLPTAHGRAREPRAREQGRLVREERQGAPPPSEPATPLWVNRKPGGGRGGERRHRNFPPRLERRRPGPGLGLPGRRRQSRYRSPLRAPARPPPPPAPPLPPVNGQRWSLNRALNHLNAICAPGPHLLPPTAARSVTPLPTGPARPSDPAANRAAAYSNRRAGAAPRMLRRPPLARPQRPTGVVVRVREGAMLAARRGSRRREERLWRAFPARARDPVAAPDHAGRRRCRQGGPGAQCRQLCQSFPLQGLARV